One Theropithecus gelada isolate Dixy chromosome 18, Tgel_1.0, whole genome shotgun sequence DNA segment encodes these proteins:
- the ABHD3 gene encoding phospholipase ABHD3 isoform X3: MTFITPVTEIITYCSLQLQWPSKLFFPRMLLLNYLGKIGSKTPLMAAATFSVGWNTFACSESLEKPLNWLLFNYYLTTCLQSSVNKHRHMFVKQVDMDHVMKAKSIREFDKRFTSVMFGYRTIDDYYTDASPSRRLTSVGIPVLCLNSVDDVFSPSHAIPIETAKQNPNVALVLTSYGGHIGFLEGIWPRQSTYMDRVFKQFVQAMVEHGHELS; the protein is encoded by the exons ATGACTTTCATCACTCCAGTTACAGAAATAATCACTTATTGCTCTCTCCAGCTGCAGTGgccttcaaaattatttttccccag AATGCTGCTTCTAAATTACCTGGGCAAAATTGGGTCTAAAACTCCTTTGATGGCAGCTGCAACTTTTTCCGTTGGTTGGAACACCTTCGCTTGCTCAGAGTCATTGGAGAAACCACTGAACTGGCTGCTTTTTAATTACTATTTGACAACCTGCCTTCAGTCTTCAGTTAATAA GCACCGACATATGTTTGTAAAACAAGTTGATATGGATCATGTCATGAAG GCTAAATCCATCAGAGAGTTTGATAAGCGATTCACTTCAGTCATGTTTGGATACCGAACAATTGATGATTATTATACTGATGCCAGTCCAAGTCGTAGACTGACGTCAGTAGGAATTCCAGTATTGTGTCTAAATTCTGTGGATGATGTTTTCTCACCCAGTCATG CTATTCCAATAGAAACTGCTAAGCAAAATCCTAATGTTGCTTTGGTCCTTACTTCTTATGGAGGCCATATTGGTTTTCTGGAGGGAATCTGGCCAAGGCAATCCACTTACATGGATCGTGTCTTCAAGCAGTTTGTGCAAGCCATGGTTGAGCATGGACATGAACTCTCTTAA